In Scomber japonicus isolate fScoJap1 chromosome 7, fScoJap1.pri, whole genome shotgun sequence, one genomic interval encodes:
- the foxe3 gene encoding forkhead box protein E3 — MNLANYSYFSGMCNMTAETQHSPAEASPVVMSPNVSLDSPLPPPPLMLQARSKDNILIKSEPRGNSPNTEDGAALGQTEEHLPTGSRRRKRPVQRGKPPYSYIALIAMAIANSPERKLTLGGIYKFIMERFPFYRENSKKWQNSIRHNLTLNDCFVKIPREPGRPGKGNYWTLDPAAEDMFDNGSFLRRRKRFKRTDVSTYPGYMQSSSAFTPTPMGRPSYPNTLYAGIGSGYGSQLAATSPHPAMLHHYQTSAGVGQGQPRMFSIDNIISQQTAVQSGPGGELNTQALGLGAGDLGTMTSSCSVTGTDPSACFQTQTVNPSANMLSRNSGNIPSNLAAGYPYSSSASPPNLPTMTQSGFSPGSSQVYCSGNRLSLPALRPGSCAEHTEQLLGLSSPMNSYNNSYMRQANFASGLERYM, encoded by the coding sequence atgaatCTGGCAAATTATTCTTACTTCTCTGGCATGTGCAACATGACCGCAGAGACGCAGCACTCGCCTGCCGAGGCCAGTCCTGTCGTCATGTCTCCAAATGTCAGCTTGGACTCGCCGCTGCCTCCGCCGCCTCTGATGCTGCAGGCCCGGTCAAAGGACAATATTTTGATCAAGTCTGAGCCCAGGGGAAACAGCCCAAACACTGAGGACGGAGCCGCTCTGGGCCAGACTGAAGAGCACCTGCCCACCGGGAGCCGCCGGAGGAAGAGGCCCGTCCAGAGGGGGAAACCTCCCTACAGCTACATCGCTCTCATTGCCATGGCCATTGCCAACTCCCCCGAGAGGAAGCTTACCCTTGGGGGAATTTATAAGTTCATCATGGAGCGCTTTCCTTTCTACAGGGAGAACTCAAAGAAGTGGCAAAACTCCATCCGCCACAACCTCACCCTCAACGACTGTTTTGTCAAGATCCCCCGGGAGCCCGGCAGACCAGGTAAAGGCAACTACTGGACTTTAGACCCCGCAGCTGAGGACATGTTTGACAACGGGAGCTTTTTGAGGAGAAGGAAACGCTTCAAGCGTACAGATGTGAGCACCTACCCCGGGTATATGCAGAGCTCCAGTGCGTTCACCCCAACCCCGATGGGGAGGCCCTCATACCCTAACACCTTGTACGCCGGAATAGGGTCTGGTTATGGCTCACAGCTGGCAGCCACATCCCCGCATCCGGCCATGCTGCATCACTACCAGACGTCTGCCGGGGTCGGCCAAGGACAGCCGCGCATGTTCAGCATTGACAACATCATCAGCCAGCAGACAGCGGTGCAGAGCGGCCCCGGGGGAGAGCTCAACACCCAGGCACTGGGGCTGGGCGCAGGTGACCTGGGCACCATGACCTCCAGCTGCTCGGTCACTGGTACCGACCCGTCTGCGTGCTTCCAGACCCAGACTGTCAACCCCTCAGCGAACATGCTGAGCAGAAACAGCGGGAACATCCCCTCCAACTTGGCCGCCGGGTACCCATACTCATCCTCGGCCTCTCCTCCAAATCTGCCCACCATGACCCAGTCCGGTTTCTCCCCCGGGAGCTCTCAAGTGTACTGCTCCGGGAACCGGCTGTCCCTGCCCGCCCTGCGTCCGGGCTCCTGCGCCGAGCACACGGAGCAGCTACTGGGCCTCTCCAGCCCCATGAACTCCTACAACAACTCCTACATGAGACAAGCCAATTTTGCGTCAGGATTAGAGCGCTATATGTGA